From Verrucomicrobiia bacterium, the proteins below share one genomic window:
- a CDS encoding 50S ribosomal protein L25 — translation MTAQSATPTITAKRREELGRKVKGLRKEGLLPAVMYGHNKKSISLAFDQKEFTKLYHEAGTSTLIALKVDNDPAVKVLIHDIEVDPLRRTIQHADLYIVNLKEKLRTEITLTLVGTSDAVEILGGTLIAVKDFVEVECLPEDLVSEIEVDISILKTFEDTLTVADLKAPAGIVILDEPEQTVVSVTEPRSEEEMAALDEVDAGEVTTEFGTEEGVKEAEPEDGDKKAE, via the coding sequence ATGACTGCCCAATCCGCTACCCCAACTATCACGGCCAAACGCCGTGAAGAACTCGGTCGCAAGGTCAAAGGGCTTCGTAAAGAAGGCCTTCTTCCTGCAGTTATGTACGGACATAACAAGAAAAGCATCTCCCTTGCTTTCGACCAGAAAGAGTTCACCAAGCTCTACCACGAGGCTGGAACATCAACGCTCATTGCCCTCAAGGTAGATAACGACCCTGCCGTTAAGGTCCTTATTCACGACATTGAGGTAGACCCGCTCCGCCGTACCATTCAGCATGCTGACTTGTACATCGTGAACCTCAAGGAAAAGCTTCGTACAGAAATTACCCTTACCCTAGTAGGTACTTCTGACGCAGTGGAAATCCTTGGCGGCACCCTTATCGCTGTTAAGGACTTCGTTGAAGTTGAATGTCTTCCAGAAGACCTTGTCTCAGAAATTGAAGTGGATATTTCCATCCTCAAGACGTTTGAAGACACCCTCACCGTTGCAGACCTTAAGGCACCTGCCGGCATTGTCATCCTTGATGAGCCGGAGCAGACTGTCGTTTCCGTCACAGAGCCACGCTCTGAAGAAGAAATGGCCGCCCTTGATGAAGTTGACGCCGGTGAAGTTACCACCGAGTTTGGCACCGAAGAAGGTGTGAAGGAAGCTGAGCCAGAAGATGGCGACAAGAAGGCTGAATAA
- the uvrB gene encoding excinuclease ABC subunit UvrB, producing the protein MKPFELKAPFEPTGDQPTAIKSLVTGLKEGANEQVLLGVTGSGKTFTIANIIQEVQRPTLVMAHNKTLAAQLFAEFREFFPNNSVQYFVSYYDYYQPEAYIPRSDTFIEKEADINQEIEKFRHASTHALLTRRDVIIVASVSCIYGLGSPDLYRAGSVKVQKGERISQTALARRLSDVQFERNDVEVRRGKFSIKGDTLTIFPSYDDFQIRITQFGDEVEEIALLDPVTMEVSEKVESVDIFPAKHYLTDETNRMGIVEEIRNDMEKEVAALQAHGKIVEAQRLQQRTTYDLEMITETGTVQGIENYSRYFDRRTPGSPPSVLLDYFPDDFLLVVDESHITIPQIGGMYRGDQARKQTLVDYGFRLNAAKDNRPLTFEEFQGRHGQTIFVSATPSQFELEKARAEEQRIRLDKNVTLPLIAQQLIRPTGILDPEIEVRPVEGQITNLLEEIKIRVERKERTLVTTLTKRMAEDVTEYFLDKGIKVQYLHSDVETLERSQILQDLRLGIYDVLVGINLLREGLDLPEVSLVAILDADKEGFLRSETSLVQTIGRAARHPDGKVYMYADRITGSMERAINETNRRRGVQQEYNTKHGIVPVLMMKPINVALPTDAVLSVEEDKAQYTKMNSRERAYRLEELREQMRQAALALEFEKAAELRDHMKALQDAA; encoded by the coding sequence GTGAAGCCCTTTGAGCTTAAGGCCCCCTTTGAGCCAACAGGTGACCAGCCAACTGCTATCAAGTCCCTTGTTACCGGTCTCAAGGAAGGGGCCAACGAACAAGTTCTTTTGGGTGTAACTGGTTCGGGTAAAACCTTTACCATCGCCAATATCATCCAGGAAGTGCAGCGCCCTACTTTGGTAATGGCACACAACAAGACCTTGGCCGCCCAGCTCTTCGCAGAGTTCCGGGAGTTTTTCCCCAATAATTCGGTCCAATACTTTGTTTCCTACTACGATTACTATCAGCCGGAAGCCTATATCCCCCGTTCTGACACATTTATTGAGAAGGAAGCGGACATCAACCAGGAAATTGAGAAGTTCCGCCACGCCTCAACCCATGCACTCCTCACACGGCGGGATGTCATTATCGTGGCATCGGTTTCCTGTATTTACGGCCTAGGGTCGCCTGATTTGTACCGCGCAGGCAGCGTAAAAGTACAGAAAGGTGAACGTATCTCCCAAACTGCGCTGGCCCGCCGCCTCTCAGATGTCCAATTTGAACGCAACGACGTGGAAGTTCGCCGCGGCAAGTTCAGCATTAAGGGCGACACGCTGACCATCTTCCCTAGTTATGACGATTTCCAGATCCGCATCACCCAGTTTGGTGATGAAGTAGAGGAAATCGCCCTACTCGACCCCGTTACCATGGAAGTCTCTGAGAAAGTAGAGTCTGTGGATATCTTCCCAGCCAAGCACTACCTAACCGATGAGACAAACCGCATGGGCATTGTGGAGGAAATCCGCAATGACATGGAAAAAGAAGTGGCCGCCCTCCAGGCACACGGCAAGATTGTAGAAGCCCAACGCCTCCAGCAGCGCACTACCTATGACCTGGAAATGATCACGGAGACCGGTACCGTGCAGGGCATTGAGAACTATTCCCGATACTTTGACCGCCGCACACCCGGTAGTCCCCCTTCCGTTCTTTTGGACTACTTCCCAGATGACTTCCTCCTTGTGGTAGATGAATCCCACATTACCATCCCCCAGATTGGCGGAATGTACCGTGGCGACCAAGCGCGCAAGCAGACGCTGGTAGACTACGGCTTCCGCCTAAACGCCGCTAAAGACAACCGCCCACTGACCTTTGAAGAGTTCCAGGGACGGCACGGCCAAACCATTTTCGTGTCCGCCACTCCTTCCCAGTTTGAACTGGAGAAAGCCCGTGCGGAAGAACAGCGTATCCGCCTAGACAAGAACGTCACCCTCCCCCTTATCGCCCAGCAGCTTATCCGCCCTACCGGTATTCTGGACCCCGAAATTGAAGTCCGTCCCGTTGAGGGCCAGATTACTAACCTCCTTGAGGAGATTAAGATTCGCGTTGAACGGAAAGAGCGCACCCTGGTCACCACTCTTACCAAGCGCATGGCAGAAGACGTCACCGAGTACTTCTTGGACAAGGGCATTAAGGTGCAATACCTACACTCCGATGTAGAGACGCTGGAACGGTCTCAGATCCTCCAAGACCTGCGCCTTGGTATTTATGATGTCCTTGTAGGCATCAACCTGCTCCGTGAAGGCCTGGATCTTCCAGAGGTAAGCTTGGTAGCTATTTTGGATGCCGACAAAGAAGGGTTCCTTCGCTCCGAGACCTCACTTGTCCAAACCATTGGGCGTGCTGCCCGGCACCCAGACGGCAAAGTGTACATGTATGCCGACCGCATTACCGGCTCTATGGAACGTGCCATTAACGAGACCAACCGCCGCCGTGGCGTGCAGCAGGAGTACAACACTAAGCATGGCATTGTGCCAGTACTCATGATGAAGCCAATCAATGTTGCCCTTCCTACCGATGCCGTCCTGAGCGTGGAAGAAGACAAAGCCCAGTACACCAAAATGAACTCCCGCGAGCGTGCCTACCGCCTGGAAGAACTGCGCGAACAGATGCGACAGGCTGCCCTTGCCCTGGAGTTTGAGAAGGCCGCCGAGCTCCGTGACCATATGAAGGCATTGCAGGACGCTGCCTAG
- the trmD gene encoding tRNA (guanosine(37)-N1)-methyltransferase TrmD translates to MRFDILTLFPDMFAGTLGASILKRAQEAGHLEVHLHDIRAVATDNHKTVDDTPYGGGAGMVLKVDVVAAALEKVEAELGHIPAEKRKKVMLCAQGKRFTQPIARQIAEDYDQITLLCGHYEGFDERIRGMVDAELSIGDFVLTGGELPAMMVVDAVARLIPQVIREESPEEESFSLMDSDGTPLLEYPQYTRPLEFNGEKVPDILLSGNHAEIAKWRLAEARERTRRRKEDTREAL, encoded by the coding sequence ATGCGCTTCGATATTCTCACCCTCTTCCCGGACATGTTTGCAGGCACACTTGGTGCCTCTATTTTAAAACGTGCCCAGGAAGCGGGTCATTTGGAAGTACACCTTCATGACATCCGCGCCGTAGCCACTGACAACCACAAGACCGTCGACGACACCCCGTACGGCGGCGGGGCCGGCATGGTGCTTAAAGTAGATGTCGTTGCAGCTGCATTAGAAAAGGTTGAGGCCGAACTTGGCCATATTCCTGCTGAAAAGCGCAAAAAAGTGATGCTCTGCGCCCAAGGCAAGCGCTTCACCCAGCCTATTGCCCGCCAAATTGCAGAGGATTATGACCAAATCACCCTTCTCTGTGGCCACTACGAAGGCTTTGACGAGCGTATCCGCGGCATGGTGGATGCAGAGCTTTCCATCGGCGACTTTGTCCTGACCGGCGGCGAGCTACCCGCCATGATGGTAGTGGACGCCGTGGCCCGGCTCATCCCACAGGTCATCCGTGAGGAATCGCCTGAAGAAGAGAGCTTTAGTTTGATGGACTCGGACGGCACACCGCTCTTGGAATACCCGCAATACACCCGCCCGCTGGAGTTTAACGGCGAGAAGGTGCCAGACATCCTTTTGTCAGGAAACCATGCCGAAATTGCCAAGTGGCGCCTTGCAGAGGCTCGTGAGCGGACGCGGCGCCGCAAGGAGGACACACGTGAAGCCCTTTGA